The Corallococcus exiguus genome has a window encoding:
- a CDS encoding energy transducer TonB has translation MSRRSQLLLLLGVSVLLHAALLFALWRSPSAIVRRHEPSRVIEMEVVTRDARPAPPAPEEEPKRSPARPDEREPSTRARKKDEAPARLADREPSTRAGKKDEAPAPPETPGTAASEPIAEAPAEPASPPVRDVPLQLEPPGLLGGGLLKGPPSTGRTIRNVPGSEPDPKALAAREAEEARQKVDGWAKDATASSRATGATPPYFAKLRQGFSERLVNPPPPNTDVLARRLKREQLESIERFGKTGTPFAPQARDVRRETSDRLRAAVEAGRAANAYMVDVTAPVLALVAIVEVRQARDGSLIDLQVLEGSGDPKFDSWAVSHLRDALASAEPPTDGGVGIREDGMRTRWRLEEYLGNPRVRVHLISIY, from the coding sequence GTGTCCCGCCGCTCACAGCTGCTCCTCCTGCTCGGCGTGTCAGTGCTCCTGCACGCGGCGCTCCTCTTCGCGCTGTGGCGGAGCCCGTCCGCCATCGTCCGGCGTCACGAGCCGTCGCGGGTCATCGAGATGGAGGTTGTCACCCGGGACGCACGCCCCGCGCCGCCCGCGCCCGAAGAGGAGCCGAAGCGCTCGCCAGCGCGTCCGGACGAGCGCGAGCCCTCCACGCGCGCCCGGAAGAAGGACGAAGCGCCGGCGCGGCTGGCGGATCGCGAACCCTCCACGCGCGCGGGGAAGAAGGACGAAGCGCCAGCTCCACCCGAGACTCCCGGGACCGCCGCTTCGGAACCCATCGCGGAAGCGCCCGCCGAGCCCGCGTCACCTCCGGTCCGGGATGTCCCGCTCCAGTTGGAGCCGCCCGGGCTGCTGGGCGGTGGGCTCCTCAAAGGGCCTCCGTCAACGGGGCGGACGATCCGCAACGTCCCCGGCTCGGAGCCGGACCCCAAGGCCCTGGCGGCCCGTGAGGCGGAGGAGGCGCGTCAGAAGGTGGATGGCTGGGCCAAGGATGCGACCGCGTCCTCGCGAGCCACGGGCGCGACGCCCCCCTACTTCGCGAAGCTGCGCCAGGGCTTCTCCGAGCGGCTGGTGAACCCGCCCCCTCCCAACACCGATGTGCTCGCCCGCCGGCTGAAGCGCGAGCAGCTGGAGTCCATCGAGCGCTTCGGCAAGACGGGCACTCCCTTCGCGCCCCAGGCACGCGACGTCCGCCGGGAGACGTCCGACCGGCTGCGCGCGGCCGTGGAGGCCGGGCGCGCGGCGAACGCCTACATGGTCGACGTCACGGCCCCCGTGCTGGCGCTCGTCGCCATCGTGGAGGTGCGGCAGGCGCGCGACGGCAGCCTCATCGACCTGCAGGTGTTGGAGGGCTCCGGGGACCCGAAGTTCGACAGCTGGGCGGTGTCCCATCTGCGGGATGCGCTCGCCAGCGCGGAGCCTCCCACGGACGGCGGCGTGGGCATCCGCGAGGACGGGATGCGGACCCGCTGGCGGTTGGAGGAGTACCTCGGCAACCCCCGCGTGCGGGTCCACCTCATCTCCATCTACTGA
- a CDS encoding LLM class flavin-dependent oxidoreductase, with product MRLDIFSEMQHPKERWSGPDHEHQLIQETLEQARLADEMGYGVWWQVEHHTAVEFSYSSAPEIMLTAIARSTKNLHVGHSSVLAPMRFNHPIRIAERAAFIDHLSGGRFQLGLARSTIPEWRTFNIEPDSTRGQMQQAFELVPKLWTQDKVSWDGPDLRLKDVSVIPKPYRKPHPPLWQACSSPASFEQAGRNGVGALGVTLWASPEEVAEMIHIYREALRTRCEPVGAFVNDQVAFFTFVHCADSEREAMENGAAKAAAWYTSGSFTFFEAKDAFVKTAAELEVLAKDPAGGGLTGQYLRKKDPNAPQSQAQRLLGRIMGGEQVPDEQVWEVLSAQDSLIVGTQEQVRAGLKRYQALGIDALMSFHQVGALAHDKVLKSIRLTGELIPEFRTPAAP from the coding sequence ATGCGGCTCGACATCTTTTCGGAGATGCAGCACCCGAAGGAACGCTGGAGCGGTCCGGACCACGAGCACCAGCTCATCCAGGAGACACTGGAGCAGGCGCGGCTGGCGGACGAGATGGGCTATGGCGTCTGGTGGCAGGTGGAGCACCACACCGCCGTGGAGTTCAGCTACAGCTCCGCGCCGGAGATCATGCTCACCGCCATCGCGCGGAGCACGAAGAACCTGCACGTCGGACACTCGTCGGTGCTGGCGCCCATGCGCTTCAATCATCCCATCCGGATCGCGGAGCGCGCGGCCTTCATTGACCACCTGAGCGGGGGCCGCTTCCAGCTGGGACTGGCGCGCAGCACCATCCCGGAGTGGCGCACCTTCAACATCGAGCCTGACTCCACGCGCGGGCAGATGCAGCAGGCGTTCGAGCTGGTTCCGAAGCTGTGGACGCAGGACAAGGTGTCGTGGGACGGGCCGGACCTGCGGCTCAAGGACGTCAGCGTCATCCCCAAGCCGTACCGCAAGCCGCACCCGCCGCTGTGGCAGGCGTGCTCCAGCCCCGCGTCCTTCGAGCAGGCGGGGCGCAACGGCGTGGGCGCGCTGGGCGTGACGCTCTGGGCCTCTCCGGAGGAGGTGGCGGAGATGATCCACATCTACCGCGAGGCCCTGCGCACGCGCTGCGAGCCGGTGGGCGCGTTCGTCAACGACCAGGTCGCCTTCTTCACCTTCGTGCACTGCGCGGACAGCGAGCGCGAGGCGATGGAGAACGGCGCCGCGAAGGCCGCCGCCTGGTACACCAGCGGGTCGTTCACCTTCTTCGAGGCGAAGGACGCCTTCGTGAAGACGGCCGCGGAGCTGGAGGTGCTGGCGAAGGACCCGGCGGGCGGAGGCCTGACGGGCCAGTACCTGCGCAAGAAGGACCCGAACGCGCCGCAGTCCCAGGCGCAGCGCCTCCTGGGCCGCATCATGGGCGGTGAGCAGGTTCCGGACGAGCAGGTCTGGGAGGTGCTGAGCGCGCAGGACTCGCTCATCGTCGGGACCCAGGAGCAGGTGCGCGCGGGGCTCAAGCGCTACCAGGCGCTGGGCATCGACGCGCTCATGTCCTTCCACCAGGTGGGCGCGCTGGCGCACGACAAGGTCCTGAAGAGCATCCGGCTCACGGGCGAGCTCATTCCGGAATTCCGGACACCGGCCGCGCCGTAA
- a CDS encoding DUF2277 domain-containing protein produces MCRSIKTLFNFEPPASDAEVRAAAVQFVRKLSGTSAPSKANEEAFNRAVEDITETARRLMDSLVTTAPPRNRDMEAMKAKLRSAKRFAPR; encoded by the coding sequence ATGTGTCGGAGCATCAAGACGCTGTTCAACTTCGAGCCCCCCGCGTCCGACGCGGAGGTGCGGGCGGCGGCCGTTCAGTTCGTGCGGAAGCTGAGCGGCACCAGTGCCCCTTCGAAGGCGAACGAGGAGGCCTTCAACCGCGCCGTCGAGGACATCACCGAGACAGCGCGACGGCTGATGGACTCGCTGGTGACCACCGCTCCGCCACGCAACCGCGACATGGAGGCCATGAAGGCGAAGCTGCGGTCCGCGAAGCGCTTCGCACCGCGCTAA
- a CDS encoding PDZ domain-containing protein yields the protein MFLASLLSAFAGAWLFAAAPFTVTMKSAGYSARSDGETVTVTRVEPKSVAAEAGLQKGMKVTGITQPPRGFTRVPLPQLDATNLQDALTPQPAETLWLRVETKRGSDQLILKSREPLPDNPFPVVPLTDAQQARLTPDQASRYQQRLVQFAVEAMRRPQVEARQNTTAYVMKGKLSGIDGGGATPLWLHPSIELRHSCGDSLEKMELSSAAGNVNLTLRPEDATKAGGPIQLAPPLWPMQQVLRCEGAPTALQQTLHVKLACKGLPPAEHDFNVKLTVRCDDLHSQPGPAQPPLVLEEPKDFLVGDTTPLRMKVFAHQLVPRPTEATLVELDAQGQVLRRLTPVPMGKNAHEPGLPLQVTLDTTARRTARLALDVRFSDGSTWLSEPLTREIRTRAQVEGLRREALETNARASAFLEELNDTFSEPCDDVPTTMKWILAHPAIEAAHTGFRKLHYKVRGSSHFSVFMCGYD from the coding sequence ATGTTCCTCGCCTCGCTGCTGTCCGCGTTCGCTGGCGCTTGGCTGTTCGCGGCGGCGCCATTCACCGTCACGATGAAGTCCGCGGGCTACTCCGCCCGGTCGGATGGTGAGACGGTCACCGTCACCCGGGTGGAGCCCAAGAGCGTCGCCGCCGAGGCGGGCCTCCAGAAGGGCATGAAGGTGACAGGCATCACCCAGCCGCCCAGGGGCTTCACCCGGGTGCCCCTGCCCCAGCTCGACGCCACCAACCTGCAGGACGCGCTGACGCCCCAGCCCGCCGAGACCCTCTGGCTCCGGGTGGAGACGAAGCGGGGCTCCGACCAGCTCATCCTCAAGAGCCGGGAGCCCCTCCCCGACAACCCGTTCCCGGTCGTGCCGCTCACGGACGCGCAGCAGGCGCGCCTGACCCCAGACCAGGCCAGCCGCTACCAGCAGCGGCTCGTGCAGTTCGCCGTGGAGGCCATGCGGCGGCCCCAGGTCGAAGCCCGCCAGAACACCACCGCCTACGTGATGAAGGGAAAGCTCAGCGGCATCGACGGCGGCGGCGCCACGCCCCTCTGGCTCCATCCGAGCATCGAGCTGCGGCACTCCTGTGGCGACAGCCTGGAGAAGATGGAGCTGAGCAGCGCCGCGGGGAACGTGAACCTCACGCTGCGGCCCGAGGATGCCACCAAGGCGGGAGGCCCCATCCAGTTGGCCCCGCCGCTCTGGCCCATGCAGCAGGTGCTCCGCTGTGAAGGCGCCCCCACCGCCTTGCAGCAGACCCTGCACGTCAAGCTGGCCTGCAAGGGACTGCCTCCCGCGGAGCACGACTTCAACGTGAAGCTGACCGTGCGCTGTGACGATCTCCATTCCCAGCCTGGGCCGGCCCAACCGCCGCTGGTCCTGGAGGAGCCCAAGGACTTCCTCGTGGGAGACACGACCCCGCTCCGGATGAAGGTGTTCGCGCACCAGCTCGTCCCCCGCCCCACCGAGGCGACCCTCGTGGAGCTGGATGCCCAGGGCCAGGTGCTCCGGCGGCTGACGCCAGTTCCCATGGGGAAGAACGCCCACGAACCCGGCCTGCCGCTCCAGGTCACGCTGGATACGACGGCGAGGCGCACCGCGCGGCTCGCGCTGGACGTGCGCTTCTCCGACGGAAGCACCTGGCTCAGCGAGCCGCTGACGCGGGAGATCCGCACCCGGGCGCAGGTGGAGGGTCTGCGCCGGGAGGCGCTCGAGACCAACGCGAGGGCCTCCGCCTTCCTGGAGGAACTCAACGACACGTTCAGCGAGCCCTGTGACGACGTGCCCACCACGATGAAGTGGATCCTGGCCCATCCCGCCATCGAGGCCGCGCACACGGGATTCCGGAAGCTCCACTACAAGGTGAGGGGCAGCTCCCACTTCTCCGTCTTCATGTGCGGCTACGACTAG
- a CDS encoding SHOCT domain-containing protein gives MFDAITSDPALLVLLIVVAGGLGVAFGPKGGLLGLLGAALDRTELENGRAGEATVLEVRDTAIRIDKRPVLQLLLEVHIPGRAPYQARVSKRLPPHSSTATWGPGLRVQVMVDPMKPQRVVITGFAMAAPASPPSPPVDPVRAMEDLKRMADGGLITEREYEEKKAEILGRL, from the coding sequence ATGTTCGACGCCATCACCTCCGACCCCGCGCTCCTCGTCCTCCTCATCGTCGTGGCGGGAGGGCTGGGCGTGGCGTTCGGACCGAAGGGGGGGCTGCTGGGGCTGCTGGGCGCCGCGCTGGATCGCACTGAGTTGGAGAACGGAAGGGCCGGCGAGGCCACGGTGCTGGAGGTGCGGGACACCGCGATCCGCATCGACAAGCGCCCGGTCCTCCAACTGCTCCTGGAGGTTCACATCCCCGGCCGTGCTCCCTATCAGGCGCGGGTGAGCAAGCGGCTGCCGCCTCATTCGAGCACGGCCACCTGGGGGCCGGGGCTTCGGGTCCAGGTGATGGTGGACCCGATGAAGCCCCAGCGCGTCGTCATCACCGGCTTCGCGATGGCCGCCCCGGCCAGCCCGCCATCGCCCCCGGTGGATCCGGTCCGGGCAATGGAGGACCTGAAGCGCATGGCCGATGGCGGCCTCATCACCGAGCGCGAGTACGAGGAGAAGAAGGCGGAGATCCTCGGCCGCTTGTAG
- a CDS encoding glycoside hydrolase family 43 protein encodes MKPVRAVLLLSLLTTTFAGSALAQDNSRTLLMQWLADPDVYKENDDLFFLTGTGNGVLLPLYESNDLTTFRFKRDYNPSATDPTYDYCFLWAPDLSKVGSVYQLHFSGHRVPNGAACPPAGQEVTTFVATAPDLNLVFGVPQPINANTTWPRTTTGTACLPQGCNRNIRIDSATFNDGADRWLFYVWFQNGNNISSFKLAAPGTVYNHAGPAVFATPAYEEGINEAPELFKRDGRYYMVFSGGWYNSQYAMYYVMADSIPELTRARAVRRMSLPLKNSAGRLVQSHGHNVIVERRGEYFNIFHQGAFDSAGNLTSRSTYKQRVAFKPDGAMTSLNQVNVRWNRLAGYSYSLDVVLKNGSVVGPCTSVVLLGQSNKTVFDGVCRSAGDRVVTKGEIAAFRLFYSNNNVWGPSVEKAYDGISDDVSLELPGGVTPFVDLEWSEEETLAQYSIDVQRRDTGAWIGPCIGVGAVNKSLAWTYQGRCDTPGINVPFSNIQAFRVCSAVNGDWAHARCGAAAYDGRALHSRINIP; translated from the coding sequence ATGAAGCCCGTCCGAGCCGTCCTGCTGCTGTCCCTCCTCACCACGACCTTCGCCGGGAGTGCCCTCGCGCAGGACAACTCGCGCACGCTGCTCATGCAGTGGCTGGCGGATCCGGACGTCTACAAGGAGAACGACGACCTGTTCTTCCTCACCGGCACGGGCAACGGGGTGCTGCTGCCGCTGTATGAGTCCAACGACCTGACGACGTTCCGCTTCAAGCGCGACTACAACCCGTCCGCGACGGATCCCACGTACGACTACTGCTTCCTGTGGGCGCCGGACCTGAGCAAGGTGGGCAGCGTCTACCAGCTCCACTTCTCCGGGCACCGGGTGCCCAACGGCGCGGCGTGTCCTCCGGCGGGCCAGGAGGTGACGACCTTCGTCGCCACGGCGCCGGATTTGAACCTGGTCTTCGGCGTGCCCCAGCCCATCAACGCCAACACCACCTGGCCGCGCACCACCACCGGCACGGCGTGCCTGCCGCAGGGGTGCAACCGGAACATCCGCATCGACTCGGCGACGTTCAACGACGGCGCGGACCGCTGGCTCTTCTATGTCTGGTTCCAGAACGGCAACAACATCTCGTCGTTCAAGCTGGCGGCGCCTGGCACCGTCTACAACCACGCGGGCCCGGCGGTGTTCGCGACGCCGGCCTACGAAGAGGGCATCAACGAGGCGCCGGAGCTCTTCAAGCGCGACGGGCGCTACTACATGGTCTTCAGCGGCGGTTGGTACAACAGCCAGTACGCCATGTACTACGTGATGGCGGACTCCATCCCGGAGCTCACGCGGGCGCGGGCGGTGCGGCGGATGTCCCTGCCGCTGAAGAACTCCGCGGGCCGACTGGTGCAGTCCCACGGCCACAACGTCATCGTCGAGCGGCGGGGCGAGTACTTCAACATCTTCCACCAGGGCGCCTTCGACAGCGCGGGCAACCTCACGTCGCGCAGCACGTACAAGCAGCGCGTCGCGTTCAAGCCGGATGGGGCGATGACGTCCCTCAACCAGGTGAACGTGCGCTGGAACCGGCTCGCGGGGTACAGCTACTCGCTGGACGTCGTGCTGAAGAATGGTTCGGTGGTGGGGCCGTGCACGTCGGTGGTGCTGCTGGGGCAGTCCAACAAGACGGTGTTCGACGGCGTGTGCCGCAGCGCCGGGGACCGCGTGGTGACGAAGGGGGAGATCGCCGCGTTCCGCCTCTTCTATTCCAACAACAACGTCTGGGGGCCGTCCGTGGAGAAGGCCTATGACGGCATCTCCGACGACGTGTCCCTGGAGCTGCCCGGCGGCGTCACGCCCTTCGTGGACCTGGAGTGGAGCGAGGAGGAGACGCTGGCGCAGTACTCCATCGACGTGCAGCGGCGGGACACGGGCGCTTGGATTGGCCCGTGCATTGGCGTGGGCGCCGTGAACAAGAGCCTGGCCTGGACCTACCAGGGGCGATGCGACACGCCGGGCATCAACGTGCCGTTCTCCAACATCCAGGCCTTCCGCGTCTGCTCCGCGGTGAATGGCGACTGGGCCCATGCGCGCTGCGGCGCCGCCGCGTACGACGGGCGGGCCCTGCACTCGCGCATCAACATCCCCTAG
- a CDS encoding siderophore ABC transporter substrate-binding protein: MSTTPRRFPTLLVALIGVAVIALAVFFARGPRAPAPDPVPSEGAAAAPAPGAGRTIAHAQGSTVVAEHPKQVVVFDLAALDTLDALGVDVQGVAGEYFPGQLAKYADAKKYPRYGTLFEPDYEALHAARPDLVITGGRSSARYTKLAAMVPTIDQTTDDAHFVDTVVGNTQRLATVFGKEEQARTLVEALKQSIATLKGTTASRGKGLIVLTSGGRMSAYGPGSRFGVLHDTFGIPPAAPSLKASLHGEAVGSEFILETNPDWLFVIDRDAAIGEGGGAQRLLDNELVHQTTAWKQGQVVYLEPANTYLIGGGIQSLRRLMEQISDVYAKPRQPSAP, encoded by the coding sequence GTGAGCACCACTCCCCGGCGGTTCCCCACCCTCCTCGTGGCCCTCATCGGGGTCGCGGTCATCGCTCTCGCGGTCTTCTTCGCACGGGGCCCGCGAGCTCCGGCCCCGGATCCCGTGCCCTCGGAAGGCGCGGCGGCGGCCCCTGCTCCGGGAGCGGGCCGGACCATTGCCCACGCGCAGGGCAGCACCGTCGTGGCCGAGCACCCGAAGCAGGTCGTGGTGTTCGACCTGGCGGCGCTGGACACGCTGGACGCGCTGGGGGTGGACGTTCAGGGCGTGGCGGGTGAGTACTTCCCCGGCCAGCTGGCGAAGTACGCGGACGCGAAGAAGTACCCGCGCTACGGGACGCTCTTCGAGCCCGACTACGAGGCCCTGCACGCCGCCCGGCCCGACCTGGTCATCACCGGCGGCCGCTCCAGCGCCCGGTACACGAAGCTCGCCGCCATGGTGCCCACCATCGACCAGACCACGGACGACGCGCACTTCGTGGACACCGTGGTGGGCAACACGCAGCGACTGGCGACCGTCTTCGGCAAGGAGGAACAGGCGCGCACCCTGGTGGAGGCGCTGAAACAGTCCATCGCGACGCTGAAGGGCACCACCGCCAGCCGGGGCAAGGGGCTCATCGTGCTGACGTCTGGAGGACGGATGAGCGCGTATGGCCCGGGCTCGCGCTTCGGCGTGCTGCACGACACCTTCGGCATCCCGCCCGCGGCGCCGTCGCTCAAGGCGTCGCTGCACGGAGAGGCCGTGGGTTCGGAGTTCATCCTGGAGACCAACCCGGACTGGCTGTTCGTCATCGACCGGGACGCGGCCATTGGCGAGGGCGGCGGCGCGCAGCGGCTGCTGGACAACGAGCTGGTGCACCAGACGACGGCCTGGAAGCAGGGGCAGGTCGTGTACCTGGAGCCGGCGAACACCTACCTCATCGGCGGCGGCATCCAGTCCCTGCGGCGCCTGATGGAGCAGATCTCCGATGTCTACGCGAAGCCCCGACAGCCCTCCGCTCCCTGA
- a CDS encoding ABC transporter permease, whose product MSTRSPDSPPLPEPGFAPRASVASHEASARSEPLPMSGAKGAPLPLLAVAVLGVLVLAGISLLIGVSHVSWEALLAPSENQRAVQVLVISRVPRTLALLLAGMSLAVAGLIMQMLARNRFVEPFTAGTAESASLGLLAVTLLAPGLPILARTAVAACFAMAGTALFLFILRRIPLRSALVVPVVGLVLGAIFDAATTFFAYRFSLLQSLMAWTTGDFSSVLRGRYELLWGAFVLTVIAYVVADRFTVAGMGEAFTTNLGLSHPRIMALGLAIVAMVTAVVVATVGMIPFIGLVVPNVVSLIVGDNARRSIPWVAVLGAGFVLLCDIVGRVVRQPYEIPVGTVAGVVGSLLFLHLLLRRDDRVG is encoded by the coding sequence ATGTCTACGCGAAGCCCCGACAGCCCTCCGCTCCCTGAGCCGGGCTTCGCGCCGCGCGCCTCCGTGGCCTCCCACGAGGCCAGCGCGCGCTCCGAGCCGCTGCCCATGAGCGGCGCGAAGGGCGCTCCCCTGCCCCTGCTCGCCGTGGCCGTGCTCGGGGTGCTGGTGCTCGCGGGCATCAGCCTGCTGATTGGCGTGAGCCACGTGTCGTGGGAAGCGCTGCTGGCGCCGTCGGAGAACCAGCGCGCCGTGCAGGTGCTGGTCATCAGCCGGGTGCCGCGCACGCTGGCCCTGCTGCTGGCGGGCATGTCCCTGGCCGTCGCGGGCCTCATCATGCAGATGCTCGCGCGCAACCGCTTCGTGGAGCCCTTCACGGCGGGCACGGCGGAGTCCGCGAGCCTGGGCCTGCTCGCCGTCACGCTGCTCGCCCCCGGCCTCCCCATCCTCGCCAGGACGGCGGTCGCCGCCTGCTTCGCCATGGCGGGCACGGCGTTGTTCCTGTTCATCCTCCGGCGGATTCCGCTGCGCTCGGCGCTCGTCGTGCCCGTCGTGGGGCTGGTGCTGGGCGCCATCTTCGACGCGGCGACGACGTTCTTCGCCTACCGCTTCTCCCTGCTGCAATCGCTGATGGCCTGGACCACGGGCGACTTCTCCAGCGTGCTGCGCGGCCGTTACGAGCTGCTCTGGGGCGCCTTCGTGCTGACCGTCATCGCCTACGTCGTCGCGGACCGCTTCACCGTCGCGGGCATGGGCGAGGCCTTCACCACCAACCTGGGCCTGAGCCACCCGCGCATCATGGCGCTGGGGCTGGCCATCGTGGCCATGGTCACCGCGGTGGTGGTGGCCACCGTGGGGATGATTCCCTTCATCGGGCTCGTGGTGCCCAACGTCGTCAGCCTCATCGTGGGTGACAACGCGCGCCGCTCCATCCCGTGGGTGGCGGTGCTGGGCGCGGGCTTCGTGCTCCTGTGCGACATCGTGGGGCGGGTGGTGCGCCAGCCCTATGAGATTCCCGTGGGCACCGTGGCGGGCGTGGTGGGCAGCCTCCTCTTCCTCCACCTGCTCTTGCGGAGGGACGACCGTGTCGGCTAG
- a CDS encoding iron chelate uptake ABC transporter family permease subunit: MSASALRLEGHERRLLLLGGLAAFCVVVFMTVDAGGKWDFVLPFRARKVATVLLVGYAIAVSTVLFQTVVENRVLTPAIMGFDTLYLLLQTSLLFFLGSRTMASLDSRLLFTVEVAIMVVFSAVLHRWLFEGGRRSVHLLLLTGVVLGVLFRSLSSFLQRLIAPGEFDFLQDRFFASFNNPDPDLLIVSALMTLGASVLGFSLMRTCDVLNLGRDVAINLGVDHRRTVSRLLAVVAVLVSVSTALVGPVTFFGLLVANLAHGLVRSHRHVHVLPAAVFLAVIGLLGGQLVLERVFSFGANLRVIIEFLGGLMFITLLMRGVLR; this comes from the coding sequence GTGTCGGCTAGCGCGCTGCGCCTGGAGGGCCATGAGCGGCGGCTGCTCCTCTTGGGGGGCCTGGCCGCGTTCTGCGTGGTGGTGTTCATGACCGTGGACGCGGGCGGCAAGTGGGACTTCGTGCTGCCGTTCCGCGCGCGCAAGGTCGCCACGGTGCTGCTGGTGGGCTACGCCATCGCCGTCTCCACGGTGCTGTTCCAGACCGTGGTGGAGAACCGCGTCCTGACGCCCGCCATCATGGGCTTCGACACGCTCTACCTGCTCCTGCAGACAAGCCTGCTCTTCTTCCTGGGCTCGCGCACCATGGCGAGCCTGGACAGCCGGCTGCTCTTCACGGTGGAGGTCGCCATCATGGTGGTCTTCTCCGCCGTGCTGCACCGCTGGCTGTTCGAGGGCGGCCGGCGCAGCGTGCACCTGCTGCTGCTCACGGGCGTGGTGCTGGGCGTGCTGTTCCGCAGCCTGTCCAGCTTCCTCCAGCGCCTCATTGCGCCGGGCGAGTTCGACTTCCTGCAGGACCGCTTCTTCGCCAGCTTCAACAACCCGGACCCGGACCTGCTCATCGTCTCCGCGCTGATGACCCTGGGCGCGTCCGTCCTGGGCTTCAGCCTGATGCGCACCTGCGACGTGCTGAACCTGGGGCGCGACGTGGCCATCAACCTGGGCGTGGACCACCGGCGCACGGTGTCGCGGCTCCTGGCGGTGGTGGCGGTGCTGGTGTCGGTGTCCACGGCGCTGGTGGGGCCGGTGACCTTCTTCGGGCTGCTGGTGGCGAACCTGGCGCACGGGCTGGTGCGCTCGCACCGGCACGTCCACGTGCTGCCGGCCGCCGTGTTCCTGGCCGTGATTGGCCTTCTGGGCGGTCAGCTCGTGCTGGAGCGCGTCTTCTCCTTTGGCGCCAACCTGCGCGTCATCATCGAGTTCCTGGGCGGCCTGATGTTCATCACCCTGTTGATGCGAGGCGTGCTGCGATGA
- a CDS encoding iron ABC transporter ATP-binding protein, with protein sequence MIEARNVSRRYGDTVVVDDVTLQFPETGVTSIIGPNGAGKSTLLSMVSRLLPLSSGTVLVDGMDVVRTPGDALARRLAILRQDNAVTSRLTVRDLVTFGRYPHSKGRPTVEDRAFVEGALHHLGLEPLANRFLDELSGGQRQRAFVAMVLCQDTHYVLLDEPLNSLDMKHAVAMMKELRRAADALGKCVVLVLHDLNYASCYSDHVIAMRAGKVAFQGTPEELMRPAVLRDIYDMDIDIHLLDGKRIAVHYR encoded by the coding sequence ATGATCGAAGCCCGGAACGTGTCCCGCCGCTACGGAGACACCGTGGTGGTGGACGACGTCACGCTCCAGTTCCCGGAGACGGGCGTGACGTCCATCATCGGGCCCAACGGCGCCGGCAAGTCCACCCTGCTGTCCATGGTGAGCCGCCTGTTGCCACTGTCCTCCGGCACGGTGCTGGTGGACGGCATGGACGTGGTCCGCACGCCCGGCGACGCGCTGGCGCGAAGGCTGGCCATCCTGCGGCAGGACAACGCCGTCACCTCGCGGCTCACCGTGCGCGACCTGGTGACGTTCGGCCGCTATCCGCACTCCAAGGGCCGCCCCACGGTGGAGGACCGCGCCTTCGTGGAGGGGGCGCTCCACCACCTGGGCCTGGAGCCGCTCGCGAACCGCTTCCTGGACGAGCTGTCCGGAGGCCAGCGCCAGCGCGCCTTCGTGGCCATGGTGCTGTGCCAGGACACCCACTACGTGCTCCTGGACGAGCCCCTCAACAGCCTGGACATGAAACACGCCGTGGCCATGATGAAGGAGCTGCGGCGCGCGGCGGACGCGCTGGGCAAGTGCGTGGTGCTGGTGCTGCACGACCTCAACTACGCCTCCTGCTACTCCGACCACGTCATCGCCATGCGCGCCGGGAAGGTCGCCTTCCAGGGGACGCCGGAGGAGCTGATGCGCCCCGCCGTGCTCCGCGATATCTACGACATGGACATCGACATCCACCTGCTCGATGGAAAGCGCATCGCGGTCCACTACCGCTGA
- a CDS encoding nuclear transport factor 2 family protein gives MREKNLEYTLDWIAVQELVAEYGQAIDHGKDTGDWTRWERVFAPEVTSDYSRFMGVPPSTAPRAVLAQFGNKALECFTRVQHATANTVRTEFTSPTRGTVHAYAEVSHFFTMDGFPQEWTLVGRYTHEVVKTAAEGWRIQKVTLDPIHHRGNLLGLEFARGKRLGTP, from the coding sequence ATGCGCGAGAAGAACCTGGAGTACACGCTGGATTGGATTGCCGTGCAGGAGCTGGTGGCCGAGTACGGGCAGGCCATCGACCATGGCAAGGACACGGGCGACTGGACCCGGTGGGAGCGGGTCTTCGCTCCGGAGGTGACGTCGGACTACTCCCGCTTCATGGGCGTGCCGCCCTCCACCGCGCCGCGCGCCGTGCTGGCGCAGTTCGGCAACAAGGCGCTGGAGTGCTTCACCCGCGTACAGCACGCCACGGCCAACACGGTGCGCACGGAGTTCACCAGCCCCACGCGCGGCACGGTGCACGCCTACGCGGAGGTGTCCCACTTCTTCACCATGGATGGTTTTCCCCAGGAGTGGACCCTGGTGGGACGCTATACGCATGAAGTGGTGAAGACGGCCGCGGAGGGCTGGCGCATCCAGAAGGTCACGCTGGATCCCATCCACCACCGCGGCAACCTGCTGGGCCTGGAGTTCGCCCGGGGCAAGCGGCTCGGCACGCCGTGA